A genomic segment from Hyalangium gracile encodes:
- a CDS encoding MATE family efflux transporter gives MGSTTDVIAAPAPSPARPPRRPPGRRMVSWLDPLMLARTGVRAAISATIGKQADRRLLDALAAPEVEPCDFSVDAAGKSRKELWLDYVADLGDGWDSTYAVAQTVARPTLTVTDETGTSYETHGGEVLVFGGDEVYPTASVKAYDERTLQPWTAAMRGQRPPPHLFAVPGNHDWYDGLVSFIRLFCQGRSPAGWQTHQRRSYFAVKLPHGWWLIGTDMQLESDIDQPQVCYFQEIAKLMREEDRVILCLAEPAWLVAQVRPPDHRSYLENNLSFLEDQVLGKKVSVFLAGDLHHYRRHANDEGRQKIIAGGGGAFLHPTHVPRKEAPLAEGFTARKCFPSAKESRRACWRNLGLVTSNPRFGVLTGLLYMLLAWALAVNIGSASVTGAVGLVVGTALASPGITIISALVILGLIGFADSRFGRWRWLVGLLHGLVHLTAAFLIAWGVAHLMSSAVGLSFRNPVRDLISAVLIFAGGFLAGPTIMGLYLLISLNGFGAHPNEAFSSLAIPDWKNFIRLRIAPDGRLWLFPIGLRRVPRSWKPGETARDPEWVPDPRDRRATPPALIEPPLVL, from the coding sequence ATGGGTTCCACCACCGATGTGATCGCCGCGCCGGCGCCCTCTCCGGCCAGGCCGCCCCGGCGCCCACCCGGCCGACGGATGGTGTCCTGGCTGGATCCCCTCATGCTGGCCAGGACCGGCGTGCGGGCCGCCATCTCGGCCACCATTGGCAAGCAGGCCGATCGCCGGCTGCTGGATGCGCTGGCGGCTCCCGAGGTGGAGCCCTGTGACTTCTCCGTCGATGCAGCGGGCAAGTCTCGGAAGGAGCTCTGGCTCGACTACGTGGCGGACCTCGGGGATGGCTGGGACTCCACGTACGCGGTGGCCCAGACGGTGGCGCGGCCCACGCTCACGGTGACGGATGAGACGGGCACCTCCTACGAGACGCATGGCGGCGAGGTGCTCGTGTTCGGCGGGGACGAGGTGTACCCGACCGCGAGCGTGAAGGCGTATGACGAGCGGACCCTCCAGCCCTGGACCGCGGCGATGCGTGGCCAGCGCCCGCCGCCCCACCTGTTCGCCGTCCCGGGGAACCATGACTGGTATGACGGGCTCGTCTCCTTCATCCGCCTGTTCTGCCAGGGCCGCAGCCCCGCCGGCTGGCAGACACACCAGCGGCGCAGCTACTTCGCCGTGAAGCTGCCGCACGGGTGGTGGCTGATTGGCACGGACATGCAGCTCGAGTCGGACATCGATCAGCCCCAGGTCTGCTACTTCCAGGAGATCGCGAAGCTGATGCGCGAGGAGGACCGCGTCATCCTCTGTCTCGCGGAGCCTGCGTGGCTGGTCGCCCAGGTCCGTCCTCCCGACCACAGATCCTATCTGGAGAACAACCTCTCCTTCCTGGAGGACCAGGTCCTCGGCAAGAAGGTCAGCGTCTTCCTCGCGGGGGATCTCCACCACTACCGGCGCCACGCGAACGACGAAGGGCGACAGAAGATCATCGCGGGAGGTGGCGGTGCCTTCCTGCACCCGACCCACGTGCCCCGGAAGGAAGCTCCGCTGGCGGAGGGCTTCACCGCTCGCAAGTGCTTCCCCAGCGCCAAGGAGTCCCGACGGGCGTGCTGGCGCAACCTGGGGCTCGTGACGAGCAATCCCCGCTTCGGCGTCCTCACGGGCCTGCTCTACATGCTGCTGGCCTGGGCGCTCGCGGTGAACATCGGCTCGGCGAGCGTCACGGGCGCCGTGGGGCTCGTGGTGGGCACGGCGCTCGCCAGCCCGGGCATCACGATCATCTCCGCGCTGGTCATCCTGGGGCTGATTGGCTTCGCGGACTCGCGCTTCGGGCGCTGGCGCTGGCTCGTGGGCCTGCTGCACGGCCTGGTGCACCTGACCGCAGCGTTCCTGATCGCCTGGGGCGTGGCTCACCTCATGAGCTCCGCCGTGGGCCTGTCGTTCCGCAACCCCGTGCGGGACTTGATCAGCGCCGTGCTCATCTTCGCCGGCGGCTTCCTGGCCGGACCGACGATCATGGGGCTCTACCTGCTGATCTCGCTCAATGGCTTCGGCGCCCACCCGAACGAGGCGTTCTCCTCCCTGGCCATCCCGGACTGGAAGAACTTCATCCGGCTGCGCATCGCCCCGGATGGACGCCTGTGGCTCTTCCCCATCGGCCTGCGTCGCGTCCCCCGCTCGTGGAAGCCGGGGGAGACGGCTCGCGATCCCGAGTGGGTGCCGGACCCTCGGGACCGGCGAGCCACGCCTCCCGCCCTCATCGAGCCGCCCCTCGTCCTCTGA